In Drosophila santomea strain STO CAGO 1482 chromosome 2L, Prin_Dsan_1.1, whole genome shotgun sequence, a single window of DNA contains:
- the LOC120443994 gene encoding extensin-like codes for MQSTCVLVVLLALAALVSARPEPPRDSYSAPPSSSYQPSGPSGGYGAPAPQYGPPQQAPVVHKHVYVHVPPPEPEYQAPRKPLYVPPPQKHYKIVFIKAPSPPAPTAPVIPQFPQNEEKTLVYVLVKKPEEQPEIIIPTPAPTQPSKPEVYFIRYKTQKEETGPYPNSVAPPAPEYGAPAAPPAPSAPSSSYGHHPTRRSSPIRIPICLSQPNSWQTAYLMSHMGITPIDE; via the exons ATGCAGTCCACTTGTGTG TTAGTGGTCCTCTTGGCCCTGGCTGCCCTGGTGTCCGCTCGTCCAGAGCCGCCTCGTGACTCGTACAGTGCGCCCCCCTCCAGCAGCTACCAGCCCAGTGGACCCAGCGGGGGCTACGGCGCCCCTGCGCCCCAGTACGGACCCCCCCAGCAGGCGCCGGTGGTCCACAAGCACGTCTACGTCCATGTACCCCCACCAGAGCCGGAATACCAGGCACCCAG GAAACCCCTGTACGTGCCACCTCCGCAGAAGCACTACAAGATCGTGTTCATCAAGGCGCCATCTCCACCTGCCCCGACCGCCCCTGTAATCCCGCAGTTCCCACAGAACGAGGAGAAGACCCTGGTGTACGTGCTAGTCAAGAAGCCGGAGGAGCAGCCGGAGATCATCATCCCAACGCCAGCTCCCACCCAGCCCAGCAAGCCGGAGGTGTACTTCATCCGCTACAAGACCCAGAAGGAGGAGACCGGACCCTATCCCAACAGTGTGGCGCCTCCAGCGCCCGAGTACGGAGCTCCAGCTGCCCCGCCCGCACCCTCTGCTCCCAGCAGCTCGTATGGGCACCATCCCACTAGACGATCCAGTCCAATCCGAATTCCGATTTGCTTATCTCAACCCAACTCATGGCAAACTGCATATCTTATGT CTCATATGGGTATTACTCCTATAGATGAGTAA
- the LOC120443995 gene encoding putative uncharacterized protein DDB_G0271606 has translation MQLQDQDEATASGVPVLLPPPPPPSPPPHSPAGGDSGLVSMTVGAIAAGLSLAKTSTNIDLHLVYLNVRTAEMLMDDGLLGSGPVLGLAGHPHGLVGALAPPPPPPMKQPQMDIPSGKKQLQQLKGATVAASALEYQYQVMYAHCVQKEREREREHLPHSHPLPRQHRAVLVATAPYPHLPQYPTPPTLNSSSAFRPWGPDTTKAFLHAYGATLSSLPYACQEPPELQNPERVVRSTDKRYAERTYQPNVALAPRKSILSKERDKDRERMEREVMERQRLREKETDHQVVHIKQERSQTPTPPSASASPPDGVPAPPLDVVEPPHPSSSGSNSPLPAHLPAAPATAPPHAGGAPPTPTSLRNMRSPEEFSAGGSNEITSSTSPHHQQSSHHQVVQQTTGAPPPSQHIIATVNQHAKLLPSSSSLPNGNGTSSLAATNNEPSRIRINKNLMSQQPVVAVSGITPHHHQHHPTHMHHFSHGYYKSQTSSPTQSSSAGLNLSTHSSNVVSSPHHATAAKSHHSSAGSGNHSSQQNGKPHLGSEFELSTDTDDTDSLNGEPDSSAMLPPWEQAVESLRETRPKDRERVLLILQRLLQENDQYRYNNIQLSELLHKQDAHIADLTEQLQRYRRQFEEQVRKVDLRKMPFKHQTRLEHVVEEVRGEAEEDEELEEEEMEDRANNNNQQEPSPLIKAPTNGLRRSVTPPNSCGSEGGECEKPEEPESKRIKLQAGEKIEDKQVEDEESPSNGTESHDLEKLEKIGEKTHPTNNPKSPQPSQISSDEEMEEDEDDDDEEDEEVQIEAPHSSALATPPTATTPLSPDSAATAGQLFDSSNSSDESSMKKAQMSACHALEKMSSNVGSDDNNQRHAEESQEEEEEDADEEEEEAEEDPEEEDSDDDEMPLQQRQQQQQQRQRVGPQSVLSGSAVAGQQPAPPPHPPMATKASKKQTPPAPPTAAATTTASATTNCELQIKKEIA, from the exons ATGCAGCTACAGGACCAGGATGAAGCCACCGCCAGTGGAGTTCCAGTGCtccttcctcctcctcctcctccatctcctcctccCCATTCTCCTGCTGGAGGAGATTCTGGTTTGGTCTCAATGACAGTTGGCGCCATAGCCGCGGG GCTTTCACTGGCGAAAACTTCGACCAACATTGATCTtcatttagtttatttaaatgtgaGAACT GCGGAAATGCTCATGGATGACGGTCTGCTGGGCTCTGGTCCTGTTCTTGGACTGGCGGGACATCCACATGGACTGGTGGGCGCCTTggctccaccgccgccaccgccgaTGAAGCAGCCGCAGATGGACATTCCCAGTGGCAagaagcagctgcagcagctgaagGGAGCGACGGTTGCCGCATCCGCGCTGGAGTATCAGTACCAGGTCATGTACGCGCACTGTGTGCAAAAGGAGCGGGAAAGGGAGCGAGAGCACCTGCCCCACTCGCATCCGCTGCCCCGCCAACATCGTGCCGTTTTGGTGGCCACCGCACCCTATCCACACTTGCCCCAATATCCGACACCACCCACGCTGAACTCCTCGTCGGCCTTCCGACCTTGGGGGCCAGACACCACCAAAGCTTTTCTGCACGCCTATGGCGCCACGTTGTCGTCCCTACCCTATGCCTGCCAGGAACCGCCAGAGCTTCAGAATCCGGAGCGGGTGGTGCGGAGTACGGACAAGCGGTATGCGGAGAGGACTTACCAACCCAATGTGGCCTTGGCACCCAGAAAGAGTATTCTCTCCAAGGAGAGGGACAAGGATCGGGAGCGAATGGAAAGGGAGGTGATGGAACGCCAGAGATTGAGGGAGAAGGAGACGGATCACCAGGTGGTGCACATCAAGCAGGAGCGCTCGCAGACACCCACACCACCGtcggcatcggcatcgccGCCCGACGGTGTGCCAGCACCGCCATTGGATGTCGTCGAACCACCACACCCCTCCTCGAGTGGCAGCAACTCACCACTACCCGCCCACCTGCCCGCAGCACCAGCCACTGCACCACCCCATGCAGGTGGTGCACCGCCCACACCAACTAGCCTTCGGAATATGCGCAGTCCGGAGGAGTTCTCGGCGGGTGGCAGCAATGAGATAACCTCCTCCACCTCACCCCACCACCAGCAGTCGTCGCACCACCAGGTGGTGCAGCAGACGACCGGTGCCCCACCACCGTCGCAGCACATCATAGCCACCGTTAATCAGCATGCCAAACTTTTGCCCAGCTCCAGTTCCCTGCCAAACGGTAATGGCACCTCATCGCTAGCCGCCACAAACAACGAACCGAGTCGGATAAGGATCAACAAGAACCTGATGAGTCAGCAGCCGGTGGTTGCGGTGAGCGGCATTACACCACATCACCACCAGCATCACCCCACGCACATGCATCACTTTAGCCATGGGTACTACAAAAGTCAGACCTCATCACCCACTCAATCCTCCAGTGCTGGCCTGAATCTGAGTACCCACTCATCGAACGTGGTCAGCTCGCCGCATCATGCGACTGCAGCCAAGAGCCACCACAGTTCGGCAGGATCTGGGAACCATAGTTCCCAGCAGAATGGTAAGCCCCATTTGGGCAGTGAATTTGAGTTATCCACGGACACCGATGATACGGACAGTCTGAACGGAGAGCCCGACTCGAGTGCCATGTTACCACCCTGGGAGCAGGCTGTGGAGTCCCTCAGAGAAACTCGGCCCAAGGACCGGGAGAGAGTCCTCCTGATACTCCAGAGATTACTGCAGGAGAACGATCAGTATCGCTATAATAACATTCAATTGAGTGAACTGCTCCACAAACAAGATGCCCACATAGCCGATCTAACGGAGCAACTCCAACGCTATCGCAGACAATTCGAGGAGCAGGTCCGTAAAGTAGATCTTCGAAAGATGCCATTCAAGCACCAAACCCGGCTGGAGCATGTGGTGGAAGAGGTTCGCGGAGAAGCGGAAGAGgacgaggagctggaggaggaggaaatGGAGGACAGGGCTAATAACAATAATCAACAGGAGCCATCTCCCCTGATAAAGGCCCCAACCAATGGTCTGCGGCGGAGTGTCACGCCCCCAAATTCATGTGGCAGTGAAGGGGGGGAGTGCGAGAAACCAGAGGAGCCCGAAAGCAAGCGGATAAAGTTGCAGGCTGGGGAGAAAATTGAGGACAAGCAAGTGGAGGATGAGGAAAGTCCTTCCAATGGCACGGAGTCGCACGATCTGGAAAAACTTGAAAAAATAGGCGAAAAAACTCACCCAACTAATAATCCCAAAAGTCCGCAGCCCAGTCAAATTTCCAGCGACGAGGAAATGGAGGAGGAtgaagacgacgacgacgaggaggatgaAGAGGTTCAAATCGAGGCTCCCCACAGTAGTGCTCTAGCCACGCCCCCCACGGCCACAACGCCCCTTTCGCCGGACTCGGCGGCAACTGCCGGACAGTTGTTTGATAGTAGTAATAGCAGCGACGAGTCCTCGATGAAGAAGGCCCAGATGTCCGCCTGCCATGCACTGGAGAAAATGAGCAGCAATGTTGGCAGCGACGACAACAATCAGAGGCACGCAGAGGAAagccaggaggaggaggaggaggatgcggatgaggaggaggaggaggccgaGGAGGATCCGGAAGAGGAGGACTCCGATGACGATGAAATGCCattgcagcagcgacagcagcagcagcagcaacgccaGCGGGTAGGACCCCAGAGTGTGCTCAGTGGATCAGCCGTCGCCGGACAGcaaccagcaccaccaccacatccCCCGATGGCCACCAAGGCCAGCAAGAAGCAgacaccaccagcaccacccactgcgGCCGCAACCACCACTGCATCAGCAACAACGAACTGCGAGTTACAAATCAAAAAGGAAATAGCCTAG
- the LOC120449431 gene encoding serine protease inhibitor 42Dd — protein sequence MREHSKIKYIVLLLIATSVMGKFRLNLLEIVADKAENNFIVSPLCIEIGLSMLFIGAKGKTAEELRSVLDLPVDMTEVAKKYEKVLGNLQKHDGFRFANRLYVNDAYEINQDYNNIMNNTMGKAKAGGPSPRRRASHSISFAVQRQSHKGMRTIFKEHELQANESAALVTAVQYIGAWKTMFEKRNTQLKVFYGDHNKKVYVRMMSHVGRFRMADQSYGQIIELPFSDLSLSMIIGLPMHNTYLSSIEKRLRTFSESLEKTDVHVELPKFKIEFHAELVEPLKKLGIHLLFSNNSDLSGLLTNATSAQISNVVHKSFIEIDEGGASTGEAAEHTEAFPKKPKALASFKVNRPFAFLIRDKHTVYFRGRVVQLPNEIRF from the exons ATGCGAGAACatagtaaaattaaatatatag TGCTGTTATTAATTGCCACTTCGGTGATGGGTAAATTCAGGTTAAACCTACTGGAAATTGTAGCGGATAAGGcggaaaataattttattgtttcgcCCCTTTGCATTGAAATTGGATTGAGCATGCTGTTCATTGGAGCTAAAGGGAAAACTGCCGAGGAACTTAGGAGCGTTCTGGACCTGCCAGTGGATATGACGGAAGTGGCAAAGAAATACGAAAAGGTTCTAGGTAATCTCCAAAAACATGATGGGTTTCGTTTCGCAAATCGCCTATACGTGAACGATGCGTATGAAATAAACCAGGACTACAACAACATCATGAATAACACCATGGGAAAGGCAAAGGCTGGCGGTCCATCACCGCGAAGGAGGGCAAGCCATAGCATCAGCTTTGCGGTCCAACGCCAGAGTCACAAAGGCATGCGCACTATTTTCAAAGAGCATGAGCTTCAGGCTAATGAAAGTGCTGCGCTGGTTACCGCCGTCCAATATATCGGCGCCTGGAAGACCATGTTTGAGAAAAGGAACACCCAACTAAAGGTGTTCTATGGAGATCATAATAAGAAAGTTTATGTCAGGATGATGTCCCATGTGGGCAGGTTTAGGATGGCTGATCAGTCTTATGGACAAATCATTGAGCTACCGTTCAGTGACTTAAGCCTGTCGATGATAATCGGTCTGCCAATGCATAACACCTATCTAAGCTCTATTGAAAAACGACTGAGAACATTCTCAGAAAGCCTAGAAAAAACTGATGTTCATGTGGAGCTGCCAAAGTTTAAAATCGAATTTCACGCGGAACTCGTTGAGCCCCTAAAAAAA ttggGCATACATCTTCTCTTCAGTAATAACTCGGATCTCAGCGGCCTTTTGACCAACGCAACAAGTGCCCAAATAAGCAATGTAGTACACAAATCCTTTATTGAAATCGACGAAGGAGGAGCATCGACAGGCGAAGCCGCCGAACACACAGAGGCTTTCCCTA aaaaaccaaaagcgTTGGCGTCCTTTAAAGTAAATCGCCCTTTTGCCTTCTTGATTCGCGATAAGCATACCGTCTACTTCCGCGGACGCGTCGTTCAACTGCCTAATGAAATTCGTTTTTAA
- the LOC120449414 gene encoding serine protease inhibitor 42Dd — MKYLYWILLTTSVLSQFTNKLYRNFLQDNNQHNIIFSPLCVEIGMSMILMGAEGNTANELRKVLNLPEDKKELANLYDELWTKLERRKKVAILHLANRLFVNKTIGVNERFNKLVNKYFRAEAEAIKLADRSKAARAINDWVLDQTLDNVKDIVTPSDLTPDESAVMINAAFFKGYWKTRFEKKNTKPKIFYVSKNYTVIVNMMSQEGRFKMRTSPFDQIIELPFAYSNLSMVIVLPKDNGSLTRAEATIESYSQIVLTEMDVHVQLPKFKIDFRTQLVETLKSMGIKDLFNSSSDISSLLNQTGTRISQVVHKALIEIDEEGASAGSASASLFRGLSDDPASVASFTVSSPFVFMIRDNDNIYFRGRMVDPSKKSKSFNRRII, encoded by the exons ATGAAGTACTTGT ATTGGATCTTACTGACCACGTCAGTACTGAGTCAATTCACCAACAAGCTCTACCGAAACTTTTTGCAGGATAATAATCAACATAACATAATATTCTCTCCTCTTTGCGTCGAGATTGGAATGAGCATGATTCTCATGGGAGCGGAAGGGAATACAGCCAATGAACTGAGAAAGGTTCTCAATCTGCCGGAGGATAAGAAAGAACTAGCTAATCTATACGATGAGCTATGGACTAAACTAGAAAGGCGCAAGAAGGTGGCCATTCTCCATTTGGCGAATCGATTGTTCGTCAACAAAACAATTGGAGTTAACGAGCGCTTCAATAAACTGGTCAATAAGTACTTTAGGGCCGAGGCAGAGGCCATTAAGTTGGCCGATCGATCAAAAGCAGCCAGGGCTATAAACGATTGGGTGCTCGACCAGACACTCGATAATGTGAAAGACATTGTAACACCCAGTGACTTGACCCCCGATGAAAGTGCGGTCATGATCAACGCAGCTTTCTTCAAGGGCTACTGGAAGACAAGATTCGAAAAGAAGAACACCAAGCCTAAGATATTCTATGTATCCAAAAATTACACAGTAATTGTCAATATGATGTCTCAAGAGGGTCGATTTAAGATGCGTACTTCGCCCTTTGACCAAATTATTGAGCTGCCCTTCGCTTACTCAAACCTCTCAATGGTAATCGTTCTGCCCAAGGACAATGGGTCGCTTACTCGGGCAGAAGCCACAATCGAAAGTTACTCACAGATAGTCCTCACTGAAATGGATGTACATGTGCAGCTGCCCAAATtcaaaatcgattttcgcACACAGCTAGTCGAAACTTTGAAAAGC ATGGGCATAAAGGATCTCTTCAACAGTTCGTCCGATATCAGCTCCCTTCTGAACCAGACTGGCACCAGAATCAGCCAGGTTGTACACAAAGCCTTAATAGAGATCGACGAAGAAGGCGCTTCCGCAGGATCCGCTTCTGCAAGCCTCTTTCGAGGATTGTCTg ATGATCCGGCCAGTGTGGCTTCCTTTACAGTCAGTAGTCCTTTCGTCTTCATGATTCGCGATAATGACAACATATATTTTCGTGGTCGCATGGTTGATCCTTCGAAGAAGAGCAAATCCTTTAATCGCAGAATTATATAG
- the LOC120449484 gene encoding mitochondrial import inner membrane translocase subunit Tim13: MAMANVDKGELMDQVKQQIAVANAQELLTQMTQKCFKKCVNKPGTSLDSSEQKCISMCMDRFMDSWNLIYRTYGQRLQREQSNF, translated from the exons atggCCATGGCTAATGTGGACAAAGGCGAACTTATGGACCAGGTGAAGCAACAGATTGCTGTTGCGAACGCCCAGGAATTGCTCACGCAAATGACACAAAAGTGCTTCAAAAAGTGTGTCAATAAGCCGGGAACTTCCCTCGATTCGTCGGAACAG AAATGCATTTCCATGTGCATGGACCGGTTTATGGACTCGTGGAACCTCATTTATCGGACGTACGGCCAAAGATTACAACGTGAACAATCCAATTTCTAG